The segment ACGACGCGCCAGCCGTCCTCGAGCAGACGGAAGCCGCAATCGATGTCCTCGACGAGCATCCCCGAGTCGAAGCCTGCGACGGATTCGAGGGCCTCGCGCCGGAAGAACCCGTTGGAGCCGTAGAAGAGCGCGACGCCGCCCGTCACCGGCCGGCCATAGTGCTCGATGCGGTAGAGGGCGTGATATTCCATCGACACGAGGCGCGAGAGGAGGCTCGCGCCGGGATCGGCGATGCGTCGGCGCCCGTTCACGAGCGCGATCGTCGGATCCTCCGCGAGCCAGCGCACGGCGCGCCACACGTTGCCCGGCTCGGGGCGCGTGTCGGCGTCGTAGATCGCGACGACGGACCCTCGGGCGCGCGTCCGCAGGACGTGGTTGATGGCGCCGGCTTTCGACCGGTCGCCGCCTGCGTTCTCCACGACCTCGATGGGATGCGTCCGCGCGAGCGTCTCGAGGATCTCGGGGGTCCGGTCGCCTCCCCGGTCGAACACGTAGACGATCTGCAGACGATCGGCCGGGTAGTCGAGCCTCGTGACCGCCTCGACGTTGCGGGCGATGACGTCCTCCTCGTTGAGGCAGGGGACGATGACCGTCACGACCGGGGGCGTCCAGGAGCCGCGCGGCGCGGGATCGCGCGGCTTCCTGTGGCTCGCGACGAGGATGACGGCCATGTAGGCCGCGAGCACCCCCACGAGGGCGTACACGAAGAGCGTGAGGAAAAGGAACTCGGAGCGCGAGCCCTTGAGGGCCTCGACGAGATGGAACCTCGACTCGGCGAGGCGGTAGAGGAGATATCCCGCGAGATCCATGACAGGCTCCCCTCAGGCCGCCCCCGGAGGCCGGGAATCCCTTTCTGGTTCAAGCCTCGAAGGCCGGTCGCGTGGCCCGTTCGAGGGCGAGGGCCGCCGCGACGACGAGCGGCGCGGTCCCGACGAGCACGTATTCCGGGCTGAACCCGTAGTAGATGGAGAAGAACGCGACCATGGGAAGGAGCGTCGCGGCGGCGAACGCGGCGAGCCGCCGGTCGATCGCGAGGCCGGCGACCGCGGCGAGGGCGAGCGCGCCCACGGGCGGGAGGTACAGGATCCACCCCGACCAGTCCCAGAGCGACCACCGCGCGAGGATGCTCGCGTAGAAGGCGAGGTTGGGGCCGATGTAGGCGGGGCTGAGCGTCGAAGCCGCGGCGTCGAGCGCCACGCTCCCGTCTGGATTCGATCGCCCGCGCGAGCCCCAGTCAAGCGGGACGTTCTCGTCGGGAACCGTCCAGGAGAAGTCGCCCGGATGCGCCCCGAACCCGATCGCGAACACGAACGCGAGGCCGATCGCCGGAGCGCTCGCGACGAGCGCCGGCCGCGCGAACCGCCTCGCGGACCCGTCGGCGATCGCCCAGGCCCCGAGGCCGAGGAGGAGCGCGAGCGCGTCCGGACGCGCCGTGGCGGCGGCGAGCGTCGCGAGGACCGCGAGGCCGGGTCGCCGGCTCGCCGCGGCCCACAGGGCCGCGAGCGCCAACGCGAAGGCCGTCGTTCCCGCGTGGCCCGTGCCCGACCAATAGACGTGGATGGGAAAGAGGGCGACGGCCCACGCCGCGAACGCGCCCGCCGCCGGACGGCCCGCGAGGCGGGCGGCGGCCCCGTACGCGACGGCGATGCCGGCAAGGCCGGCGCCAAGGCTCAGGATCCAGGCCGCCCGCGCGGGGTCGACGACCGTGAAGGGCGCCGCGAGCGCGGCGAAACCCTGATGGTTCCACGTCTCGAAGCGCCCCTCCACGAGCGCGAGCGCCTGGAGATTGTACCGCCACCCGTCCCAGATGGGCTCGCGCGGCGCGTGCGCGAGCCTGAGCTGCAGGCCGAGCGCGAGGGCCGCGACAAGCGCGAGGCGCGCGCCGACGGGCGGACGCCTTGGGAACACGCGCGTCCCGGGGCTCGTG is part of the Candidatus Thermoplasmatota archaeon genome and harbors:
- a CDS encoding glycosyltransferase family 2 protein, giving the protein MDLAGYLLYRLAESRFHLVEALKGSRSEFLFLTLFVYALVGVLAAYMAVILVASHRKPRDPAPRGSWTPPVVTVIVPCLNEEDVIARNVEAVTRLDYPADRLQIVYVFDRGGDRTPEILETLARTHPIEVVENAGGDRSKAGAINHVLRTRARGSVVAIYDADTRPEPGNVWRAVRWLAEDPTIALVNGRRRIADPGASLLSRLVSMEYHALYRIEHYGRPVTGGVALFYGSNGFFRREALESVAGFDSGMLVEDIDCGFRLLEDGWRVVYDPHLEELDEAPPDLAAWWRQRMRWARGWIQVVGRHLPLSVRRLTGRRRLSAAFMLVLIPSPLVVVPALSLLLPFFIVPAYRREFFQPIFWIVVWTLPVAYFMTSWFHDARRGERRWAELPIVLAVVPMIGYFALRALVMWKAFFDHARGRRQAWTKTARARSGPGPAQPPGEAHEESAAHEAEEAHRQGRPLAR